One part of the Glycine soja cultivar W05 chromosome 11, ASM419377v2, whole genome shotgun sequence genome encodes these proteins:
- the LOC114376923 gene encoding COX assembly mitochondrial protein 2 homolog has translation MHPPLTLHKHPMCAEIIEQFQKCHIEHPIAKFFGECTDLKIKLDRCFREEKALKRKANFEESKKLKEQLRALRKENATSSGQ, from the exons ATGCATCCTCCTTTAACATTGCACAAACACCCAATGTGTGCTGAA ATTATTGAACAGTTTCAAAAGTGTCATATAGAACATCCTATTGCAAAATTCTTTGGTGAATGTActgatttgaaaataaaattggatCGTTGTTTCAGAGAAGAG AAAGCTTTGAAGCGGAAGGCTAACTTTGAAGAGAGCAAAAAGTTGAAGGAACAGTTGCGAGCTTTGAGGAAAGAAAATGCTACAAGCAGTGGTCAATAG